The Piliocolobus tephrosceles isolate RC106 chromosome 4, ASM277652v3, whole genome shotgun sequence genome contains the following window.
CGAACCTCGGGAGCGTGGGGCGGGAGCCATAGAGGGGATGGGCCTGCCACTCAGCTGTCTGCACTGAGTAATAGGAACGGAAGAGGGTCTTCAGCTGGGTCCGAAAGAGTGGCTTGGGGGACTGGACTCGCCAAACAGCTGCCTCCTGGGGCTGCTTTCGCCGGAAGCTGGCAGAGATGTTGACAGGGCAGATGTTGTCCAGAGTGCAGAAGAAGCTGGGGAAATCTGTGGTAAGGATGTTCGCAAACGGGAAAAGCTTAGGGTCTGGGAAACCGAAGTAGGAAGAGTTGAGGTAGCCGTGGACCAAGGAGACGACAGTGGGCTGGAAAGAGCCCTGCAGGTCATCAATGGGCGGGTGGAAGCCTGCAAACGTtaagttgctgctgctgttgtccAGGTGCAGGGGGGTGGCAATGACCACGATGTCATAGAAGTCAGAGCTGTTGCCTACCTCATTCTCATACGCCACCTGGTACAGGGCTTTCCCCTCTGGGAACAAAAGAGCACAAAAGTCAACTTTCCTTTGGCTTCTACCCACTGAACTCCCTACTGGGGCCCAGCATTGAGGTTCTACTCCAGGTGCAGCGGGGCTGTCTACATGGTGGGTCCTGGCCTCTCCATGCTGATGCGGCTGCAGAGGAAGCAAGGGGCTTGGAGTCAGGAGACCCAGTTTCTGCTCTGCTTCTGCCACTGGCCAGCTGGGAGGCTTGGGCAAGGCTATCATTCAAAGTCCTCATTTGTCAACAGAAAAAGGCTGGGTTGATAGAAGTCTCAGTTTTCTGGCTCTGACATTTGAATTGGGAAAACAGCACCCTCTAGTGTCACCTGGCCGGGTTGGGGCTTCTCAATGCTTTTTCGGACATACTCCCCAGGGGGATCACAGACCAGAGCTGAGGTACAAAGCGGGCAGAAGTGTCTGTCCACTCGCTGGGAATGGCACACCTGCCCGCTCCTGCCTTGTCTACTCACCTGTGCTGTGCAGGGTCACGGAGGTCACTGTGGCATGGATCACATTGGCCTTGGTGAGCTTCAGCAAACCGGAACAAACCAGCTTATTGCCTCCTTCCACAGACCACAGGCTGCCTTGGGCCCCGGCTAGTGACATGGCTCCTGGGCAAGGCGGGAAGGGGGTGCTGATAGGTTGTCAGGGCCGTGGGGCGGGAGGGCTGGGGAGTCCAGTACTATTCGACTGTGCCTCCCTGCCAGAGCAAAACTCTCCCAACCATGGGCGTGGGGAGATGGCAAACATACAAGTAAGTACAACGAAGTGCACAACGCTATGGGGGGAAGACACCATGCTCAATGAAAGAGCCAAATTCCACAGACCATATATTGTGAGGTCTATTCTATGCAGAATGCCCAGACTAGGCAAAtcctcagaaacagaaagcagaccTGTAGCTGCCCAGGGCTGGGCAGCTGGGGTGTGTTGGGGAAGTGAGGGCTAAAGGGCAagaggtttctttttgggatgataaaaatgtcctaaaattgactgtggtgatggtttgAGAACTCCGAATgtgctaaaaaccactgaattgtgcaatttaaatgggtgaattatgtGGTATGTGAATTCTATATATCTCTACACAAAAATGCTGTGAAGGAGACACACAAGAAAGAGTGGGCAGAGAAGCCACACTgaggggacactgaggcagggcCTGAAGGCTGAGAAGGAGCCAGCACATACAGAGCCAGATGAACAGTATCGAGGGTACAAGGGAGGTGCTTGTTATTGTAAACCTTTGTATCCATTTAACAAAAATATCCCAAGTGTCTAGTATGACCTAGGCACTGTTCTGTGTTTGCAACGTATCAGGGAACAACAGACAAGGATTCCTGCTCTTGTGAAGCCTGCATTCTCCACTCTTGTGGTCTGTGCTAGCAGACACTGAGCTACACACAGGCCCAGCCACCTCCATGAAGAGCTGGGAAGAGGAGGTACTCTAACAGTGGCTCAAAGGCCTCAACAGGGCAGTTCTTGAAACCAAAGTGCAGAGAGCAGAGCATTATCTCAGCTCTAACATTTACATGCATGCAAGGGATTGAGGCAATTGGGAGTGGTAGAAACACACTGGACCTGTGACCTGAGCCTTGCTTTCACTGTCTGTGAAGTGGGGTGATACTATCTCCTGCCAATTCACGGCCAGTGCCAGAATCAGATAGGATGGGGCAGCAGAGTGCCTATGTAACTGTAATGAGCTGGATAAAGGCGAGGTTATCATGGGGACCCGCAGCCCATTCTGAGCACCTTGGGTGGAGGAGGGGCAGGTAGGCAGGTCAAGGGTTGGATGCTCACCTGCAAAGGCGGGCATCGCTGCTGACTGGCCATAGCTGGCCCGCAGGACAGCAGAAACGACGTCATCAATAAAGCGCTGCGTGACGCCCACCTGCAGCAGGGACTCGGCCACAGAGTGCTGGGTCATGTTGACAAAGGTGGACTCCCCCAGTGAGTAGAGCAGCTCCTCCACACCCGAGAAGGCATAGCCATGGGCCTGGTACTTATAGATCCTAGAAGACACATAGAACTGGAGTCCTTGCGCAGGAAGGCTTTTTGCCTGACCACCTGCCCCTGGGTCACAGTGCCTGGGAGGCCCATCAGGAACCCATCACTTCCTCTACATGGAGCAGTGGGAGAGGAGGTTGGTTATGTTCCCTGGCACCTTTTCTCTGGCTGCGGCAGGCCTGCCCCACCTAAAGGGAGTGTGGAGGTATGGAATCCTTCTAGGCCTGGCTTTACATCACAGCTATGCTGCAATAACAACTGTATCAATGCTCTGAGCCACTCCCTGCCTGAGGTCATAGTTCATAACCCTTTCTTCCCCCAGCTGGGACTGCCAGGCTGTGGGCTATGGCCCACCCCTGCTGACACATCTCCTTCTCCAACAGCATCGGCTGTGCCACAGCTTCTAGGACCTGATGGCACGTTGCAACTTCATGCTGATGCTGTCACCTTCTCTGCCAGTCCAGCCTGTCCTCTCCTCTGGCTTGATCTGACAGGGCTCCCACTCACCCCCGGCTCATGTCCTGTCGCTCTATCAGTCATACAATCTCACTAGCATGGACTGGAACCACTGATGAATTTCCTGACTGGGAGGCCTTTGAAATGTTGCCCATTCTAGGGCTTCTTTTGTAAATATGTTGAGTTTGGTTATCAACAGGACACCAGATGGAGTGTCCAGAAAGTAGAAATGTGGGTCTGGAAGCAAAGAGGAAACTAGGGCTGAGAGGGAGAAGTCATCGCCCATAAAACGCAGAAGTCAACATTATTGGTCTGGATATAATTGACAAgggagaaaaacatcagaaagaGAGGTACGGAAATAAGCTTCGGGTGACATCTGGAGAATATAAGGAAGAAGTGCTATAAACAGCAGAGTTATAGAATGGGAAGGGAGTGGAGAAATGCCAGGAACCAGGGAAGGAGGGCACATGCCACACTTGAGTGTCTGACACTGAAGGGAGGCACACAGTGATAGGGTCCGGGGAGCAGCCCCTGCACCTTAGGCTGGAAGCAGTGAGCACCTTCGGGAGGGACTTTGGGGAAAGGTGAAGTGACAGCTTGGTGAGTGAATGAACAGGGAGAGAACAGACCACTTGCTCTTCATATCTGGGACCAAAGGTGatggggagggggctggaggCCAAGGATAGGAGGAGTGGTGAAGAAAGGTGTTTATTCTAGATGGAAAAATGAGGACAACAAAATTTGCAAATGAGTGGTCCACAGGCTGCATCTGCCCTACAGATGTGTTTCATTTGGCTTACAAGATGAATTGGTTGCAAATGttgaaaaactgaaagttttCACATACAACTCTGGATTTCTAGCTTCTTCTGAAAAGTGAGTAGATCTAGCCACATGAGGTAGGCATTGTACGCTGCTGGCTGCAGACGGCTGCCGTGGAGGGCTGGCTGCCTCCTTCAGAGGGGGCCTTGTTCTGCTCTTTTCCACCTGCTGATTCAATGACTCACATCCCAGTTCAGCCCTTGTTAAGTGACTGAGTTTGCAACCCACGCTTTTATTAGCATCAGTGTAGCAGAGGGTAAGAAAATGAGTGTCAGTGACAATATTAGGGAGACCATTACTGCATGAAATATGGCCATTCCTTACGCCAGGGCCTTGCTCTGAGCCTGCACTGAATTGTGCTGGCTCAATTCAGCAAGGaccttttcctttttcacaatgtaCAGTCAAGCTGGTTCCTCCCCCACCTCTTCTTGGTCCCCCTGGAACGCCATCCCCACAGCTCCGCCAGCCCTACCTCATGAACTTCTCCATGACCTCCTCCACCCACATCTGCAGCCTCAGGAAGCTGATGCCGTAGTGCCACCAGAGGCGGAAGAGGTTCAGCAGGTACCAGTCGGTCTCCTCTAGCACGAAATGCTCCCCACCGAAGATGGCGCTCCTGCCCACCACCTCGCGCCGGTGCCTCAGCCCTGCAGAGACAAAGAGGAGCCCCTCAGGTTCCCTCCAAGACTTGGGGCCTTCTTGACGCAAACGGACTGCTCCATTAAAGGAAACGCAAACACTATGGTTTGTTCATTTGTGCTGCTTGTTTATAAACAGTAAACAGATGCACTGGGAAAATGTTTGGACTACCTAgtcaataaaaacatgaaaatgaaaataatgtgatattttacatttttttcccccaagaggATCCACAAGTGAGGGAAATTCAGATTTTATCCCAGAATGTCCAGGGGCTGAGAGCCACTGGGCTTGTTCTGAGATGGTGGCCTTGGGCCCTGAGATCACACTGAAGTTATCCTAGCTCCTTACAGCCATCCTGCACTCTGCAACTTGACAGAGCAGTGGACTCCTAAATACAGATAGAGCTGTTATGACTTGTTCCTTCCCCACGCCCACATACTACACACACTGCTCTCCACTTTAACAGTACACTATATCTTGGAGATTGTCCTATATCTGGGCATAAAGACTTCCCCATTCTGACTGCTGAACAGCCTATTGTGTAGCTATACAATAATTTGTTTAACCCCAGGTCCTAGTGGATAGGCAGGATACTTCCAGCCTTctgctattacaaacaatgctgtaaTGAATAACTTGGTATCTGTGCTACTGTGCACATCTGTAAGAGCACCTGTAGCATCACTTCTGAGAAGTGGAGTTTCTGCATCAAACAGAATGTGTATTTGACAGATGctgctgggtttgaatcccacctTTCTTGCTGTAATGGCTTTAGCTTAAATCTATACatcttctgagcctcagttgccttAAAAGGAGACATAACGCTCATCTTGCAGGTTGGTAGGGGGGATCTGAGGTAATGCCTACCTACCACCCAGAAGGTGCCCGGCAAGTACCAGCATGTGGAAGGTGATATAATCACGATTATTTAGAGGCAGCAAATTGACAGGGAAAGAAACCGCCCTAGGAGTCAAACCTGAGTTCTAATCCCGGCTCTGCAACTAACTCACTGTGTAACCTCAGGCAAGTTCCTTCCCCTCTCTTGTCTCTGttgctccatctgtaaaatgaggagattGGGCCACATGACCTTCCGGCCTTGACGGTCTGGGAAGTCTGAGAAGGGCCCAGTGCTGTCACCAGCCCCAGGGCGCTGGGCACTGGAGCCCCAGGACTGACCACTCACCCAGCAGCTTGACGAAGTCCTGCATGTGCAGGCTCAGGGAGTGGAAGGAGGCAGCCCCGCTCTCGTAGTGCTGCTTGTTGACCGAGATGGTGGCCAGGCGGCCACCCACGGTTCCCTTCTCATACACATCGATCTGCACCCGAGGTCCAAAGTGTTGCTGGAGGAAATGGGCCACAGCAGAGCCCCCGATCCCGGCCCCAACCACCGCTGTTAGCAGGCCCGGGAGgtagggaaggagagagacagaacatGAGAGTGAGAGGCTGCAGTTCACACTGTATCCTCCTGCACTGGTGGTTCCCAGGTGCTTAAATTTCATAGGCTTATGACATTTCCAAAAGGAAATCTGCAGAATGAGTTGTCAGTAGAGCTATTAATAAGCAAAGGCAAACCTGAAAACTGCCACCTACTATACCTtcatttcataaagaaaaaggtATTTCAGTAGCAAAAGACCAGCAAAGAATACTGAAAGTCAGGATGACCAATTAAAGAGAATAaatttagttttatataaaaCTTACTACCTTgcttctaattttcttatttcactaTGAATCGTTAAAAGTTACTGACCAGTTCTGTTCAGTGATCAGTGTTTGGAAACCATGCCTTAAtccagggattggcaaactacagcctgcAGGCCAAATTCAGGCAGATGTCTGTTTTTGCAAACtacagttttattgaaacacagtcatGTTGCTCTTTCAATTACTGTCTATGACTGTTTTCATTTtaggcagagttgagtagctgcaaCAGAGACTTCATGGCCTGAAAAGCcgaaaatatttactctctggccatTTACAGAAAAAGCATACCAACTCCTGGTCTAGTCCAACCTATTACTGGACACTTAAATcatctctgtgtctgtgtttgtgaaGACTGGAATGCATCTgacagatgtggtggttcacacctgtaatcaaaacactttggaaggctgaggcaggggcagatcacctgaagtcgagagttcgagaccagcctgatcaaccctgtctcaactaaaaatacaaaatcagctgggcgtggtggtgcatgcctgcactcccagctacttgggaggctgaggcaggagacttgcttgaacctgggaggcggaggtcgcagtgagccaagatcgtgccattgtactccagcctgggcaacaagagcaaaactccctctaaaaaaaaaaaaagactggaatgTACCTTATGATGGATTGCTCATTACCCTATAGGACACTATACTCCAGTTTGAATTCTTGTTACAAAGTTTCAGCTTTTTTGGGTCTTATCATGCACTGTCTTTACTGTACCTCCTGCCTTCCTGTTATTTGCAAACTTGGTTTACATGCCATCAGTTTCTCATCCAAGTCACTGGTAAAAATGTTTCACGGGACAGTGCTTGGAGGTGCTGCTAGGAAACCACTGCCCGGACAGACatcaatcttgttttttttttttttttgaaataggatctggctctgttgcccaggctggagtgcagtggcatatcggctcactgcaaacctccaggctcccaagcagctgagactacaggcacatgccaccatgcccaacatattttttgtagagatgaggtttcaccatgttgctcaggctggtcttgaacccctgagctcaagtgatcctcccgccttggcctcccaaagttctggaattacaggcattaaacactgtgcctggcctgacacTAATCATTAAACAGTCCCGTGAGAGAACTGTAAACTAGCTATGAAGCTACTGAACTGGACTACCACCCTACCTATAATTTTTGCCAACCATGTATCTGAAACACCACTTTCCTCTCATCAGACAGTCCGGAGGCCTTacccaaaaagaaaatgaaataaatctggTGTAATTTGTCCTTTACTGGACCCATTTGGACCCACAGAGTACCAGCTCCTGCCAGGAAGTCACAGGCAATCCTCAGACAGCACCAGGTTCTCTATGATCTGGCCTCTGCTTACTTATTCCACTTCCTGCCCTACCCTCCCAAGACGCCACCTTCTCGTCTGTCCAGGCTTCTCTTATTGTGGGTGCATAGCTTTGTTCTCTCATCCTGGGCCTTTGCCCAAGCTGTTCCCTTTGATAGGAGTGCCATCACCCTGTGTCTCACTGGCTTCAACAGCCCTCAGATGTCACCTATAACTTGGCTTGACTGACCCACCTGAGGGGAGTCAGGTGTTCCTCCTGCATATTCCCACAGCACCCTCTGCTTAGCCGTACTGTAGTCAAGTTATTTAAGGACAGAGAGAGCGAGCGCATGGTCACTATGTCCCCAGATCCTGGCGGACAGTAGAGTTCATGAAGTATTTTTTCTGTGTTGAAAGAATAAACCACTTCCTCTCTCAGTACTTACAAAGCCACTTCCAAGACAGCACATAACCTTTTTATCTTAACCACTGTGCTCCCATCCCCTCCATGTGCAAAGAGTCCCAAATTACCCATTTTTTCAGAGAAACTGATATTAAGGCCTAGAAGCTGCCCAAGATCAGGAAGCAGAAGACACCACTTCATTGTGAACCAGCTCATTTAACACAACTGACACCCATTCTCTAATTCACAGTAAGATGTCCTGGGGCACAAAGAAAAATCCAATAGGCTTTTGCCCCCCAGCAGCCCAGCAAGGATTGGGCAGACAGACTCCTGCACACAATGAGCTAGGACAACCCATGATGAAGTGCAACAGGGTTCCAGGGGGTCCTGAAGAGGAAGAGTGAATTCTGCCCCAGAGGGTGTGGGGACACAGGCTTCTCCGGGAAACAAGATTTCATGCAAGATGCTGGAGGACAATCAGCTTTGTCAGTGAGAGGACACGCACACTCTGCAAAGAGATCAGCATGAGAGGGGCAGCATGTGGAACTGTATGGGTGGGTTTACAGGGTCCTGATGTCGCATGGGGGTTTTCAGATTTGATCCTGCAGGAGCACAAGAATTAAGCCATCCTAACAGGAATCCGCATTCTTGTTGTGGGTAGAGTCCAAACCACCAAGGGTGAACAGAGGCTCCCGTCAGAGGGCTGAGGAAAATCTAGAAAGGTAAAGGGCAGCGTGGCATTGCCAACTGTCCCAAGCTCCATGTTGCCACAATTCTGCTGGGCGGAGGTCCTGCCCCTTCCCCAATGGTGAGAAATGTCTTGTCCTGTTGCCTGTTCCCAAGAAAATGGGGAGTGCCCTGCATATTCCCACAGCACGCTCTGCTTACCCCTAGCCACACTGTATTCAAATGATTTAAGGACAGAGAGAGAACACATGGTCACTCATGGATACTGCCTGCCTGACTCTTCCACATCCTTCAAAGCCTGGCTCAAACTCCACCTTCTCCACGAGGGCCACTCTAGCTAGCCTCAGGATTCCCTTTTCTTGGCAAGCCCTTATCTCTCAGTCTCAAACTGGTTTCTGGCATGCTTCAGTCTTCTTAACCCTGTATGGCCTGGGCTGTGGTTCTGCTACACAAGAAGCTTTAGCACTGCAGTGGACCCTGTAAGTTTGTGATGCTTCTGTGAGATGTTCCAGGCACTCCTGCCAACTGGGGTGCATGGAGAGGGGCCTAGTGGAGTAGGGTCTTTGTCCTCCCACCCTGAAGCCCAGCATTTCTGTCTGCGGGAATATTACGTGTGAGGGACTTGAAAATCTGCACGAGTCATGTAGTTGAAATGACAATcgttgagggagaaaaaaaagcaactgtAAACACATATGAAACTCTAGTCAATGATATGCACGATGAATTATTTAGTGAGGTGTCCTGATGTCTGCAATTTATTTGGAGATGCATCAAAATGTAGGATGGATTCGTGGGTGTCTAGAACGGTGCGTGACAGTTATGTGACACAGCAAGTATAGTAGCAGTTAATGGCAGAATGTAGGTGGTGGGTATACAGATGACCACTATAAAATTCTTGCTGTACTtgtgaacattttcaaaataaagtattGGGGAAACCACACGCACAACAAAAAGACTGTTGCTAAAAGTTCCCCGTTCTGTCAGCAAATCTCCAGCAGACCTTGTGTTCTGTCTCTGTCAGGACTGTCTCCTATCGACCTGGGTGGGGGGAGGCGGGGGGCGGAGGCGGGATTTGGCTTACATGTTacttccaggaagccctcctgggGCCGCAAAGACAGGGTGAAGCGCCCCTCCTCTGCATGCACCGTACTTCCTCAGCTCAGCACGGACTTCCCTGTACTGTGAGGGCTCTTACCCCAGCAGCAACTAGAGCACCACGTCTGCTACACAGAGAGCCCTCAACCAACCTCTGTGAAGGCCATCGCCCAGCCTCTCTGTCCTCTGTCACCCCGGGGCCTAGCAAACATCCAGGTCCATGGCAGATGCTCAGCGACCCTGGACCTCCCTGTAAGATCCGCGGCCAGTCCTGCCTAGGCCTCTTTTCCGTTCTAGGTGGCCCTCTTCACATGCCATGCCCCGGCCCCATCAGGACCTTCTCTGCCGCGTCCCCTTCGGCGCCTCTCCTCCACCCAGCTTCTCTCCCGAGGACCCCTCCCTCACCCAGCTGCCCTCCTCTACCTCCACCTAGCTGAGAACTGAGAACCCTTTATCCGCCAGCCCTCCCCAAACGGGAACCCCACTTGTCCTTCCCGCACCGATTTTGCCCGGCGGGGCATCTCCGCCAGCAGCGGCGGCGGCCAGGAGCGCGGTCAGCACGGCGAGCAGCTGCGCTGCGCGGACCATGGCGGGCGGCGAGCGGGCAGCACGCTGGGTTCGGGCGCTGGCGGGTTGGCGCTCGCCTCTCCTCCCCGCCCCGGCGCCCCACTGGCAGTCCCGCCTTCCTGCCGCGCCAGACCCAGCCCCGCATTGGCCGAGCCGCCGTCCCTCTCCAGCACGAAGCCCTCATTAGCTCCATCTCTCTCGGAATAGGCTCTCTCATTGGCAGCTTCCTCGTTCAACCCCCTGCATGCGGGTTCCTTATTGGCTGGTTCATGCTTGCCCGGCGCAGGTGTGCGCGCCTCGGGTCCTCAGCATCAGGACCAGGGCCCAGCTGCCGGAGagggatgagagagagaaaac
Protein-coding sequences here:
- the PCYOX1L gene encoding prenylcysteine oxidase-like isoform X1; amino-acid sequence: MKFKHLGTTSAGGYSVNCSLSLSCSVSLLPYLPGLLTAVVGAGIGGSAVAHFLQQHFGPRVQIDVYEKGTVGGRLATISVNKQHYESGAASFHSLSLHMQDFVKLLGLRHRREVVGRSAIFGGEHFVLEETDWYLLNLFRLWWHYGISFLRLQMWVEEVMEKFMRIYKYQAHGYAFSGVEELLYSLGESTFVNMTQHSVAESLLQVGVTQRFIDDVVSAVLRASYGQSAAMPAFAGAMSLAGAQGSLWSVEGGNKLVCSGLLKLTKANVIHATVTSVTLHSTEGKALYQVAYENEVGNSSDFYDIVVIATPLHLDNSSSNLTFAGFHPPIDDLQGSFQPTVVSLVHGYLNSSYFGFPDPKLFPFANILTTDFPSFFCTLDNICPVNISASFRRKQPQEAAVWRVQSPKPLFRTQLKTLFRSYYSVQTAEWQAHPLYGSRPTLPRFALHDQLFYLNALEWAASSVEVMAVAAKNVALLAYNRWYQDLDKIDQKDLMHKVKTEL
- the PCYOX1L gene encoding prenylcysteine oxidase-like isoform X3, encoding MVRAAQLLAVLTALLAAAAAGGDAPPGKIGLRHRREVVGRSAIFGGEHFVLEETDWYLLNLFRLWWHYGISFLRLQMWVEEVMEKFMRIYKYQAHGYAFSGVEELLYSLGESTFVNMTQHSVAESLLQVGVTQRFIDDVVSAVLRASYGQSAAMPAFAGAMSLAGAQGSLWSVEGGNKLVCSGLLKLTKANVIHATVTSVTLHSTEGKALYQVAYENEVGNSSDFYDIVVIATPLHLDNSSSNLTFAGFHPPIDDLQGSFQPTVVSLVHGYLNSSYFGFPDPKLFPFANILTTDFPSFFCTLDNICPVNISASFRRKQPQEAAVWRVQSPKPLFRTQLKTLFRSYYSVQTAEWQAHPLYGSRPTLPRFALHDQLFYLNALEWAASSVEVMAVAAKNVALLAYNRWYQDLDKIDQKDLMHKVKTEL
- the PCYOX1L gene encoding prenylcysteine oxidase-like isoform X2, which gives rise to MVRAAQLLAVLTALLAAAAAGGDAPPGKIAVVGAGIGGSAVAHFLQQHFGPRVQIDVYEKGTVGGRLATISVNKQHYESGAASFHSLSLHMQDFVKLLGLRHRREVVGRSAIFGGEHFVLEETDWYLLNLFRLWWHYGISFLRLQMWVEEVMEKFMRIYKYQAHGYAFSGVEELLYSLGESTFVNMTQHSVAESLLQVGVTQRFIDDVVSAVLRASYGQSAAMPAFAGAMSLAGAQGSLWSVEGGNKLVCSGLLKLTKANVIHATVTSVTLHSTEGKALYQVAYENEVGNSSDFYDIVVIATPLHLDNSSSNLTFAGFHPPIDDLQGSFQPTVVSLVHGYLNSSYFGFPDPKLFPFANILTTDFPSFFCTLDNICPVNISASFRRKQPQEAAVWRVQSPKPLFRTQLKTLFRSYYSVQTAEWQAHPLYGSRPTLPRFALHDQLFYLNALEWAASSVEVMAVAAKNVALLAYNRWYQDLDKIDQKDLMHKVKTEL